A stretch of Gemmatimonas aurantiaca T-27 DNA encodes these proteins:
- a CDS encoding glycosyltransferase, which translates to MRIEMILPTLQTGGMETFTVQLSAKLLERGHRVGISTTDEYGSLAPLANRLGVETRFCPVSGRRGSFYSPELVDHLRTVRPDVVHSHTGAWTKGLLAAVLSGVSARIHTIHGLHESSASTARILEGVADLFTDRVTFVSEALRPHFLRWLPRNGSRAEVIPNGVLGFTPLERSAARRQLGVPNDAKVIGTIGRLAAVKNHRVLIRAFADIKKNIRDAYLVIIGDGAEHDTLTADIANLGIGDSAILTGNLTDARQYLAAFDTFCLPSFSEGTSIALLESLLSGTPVVASDVGDSADVLGGLGLLIDPHDQHQLTAALRESLHNDSWRSVFKKKAPTVVQERFSMDACASRYERLYAGVVRG; encoded by the coding sequence ATGCGGATTGAGATGATCCTGCCCACCTTGCAGACCGGGGGCATGGAAACTTTCACTGTACAGTTGTCCGCGAAGCTTCTGGAGCGAGGACATAGGGTTGGCATATCCACAACGGACGAATATGGTTCACTTGCCCCTTTGGCCAACCGGCTTGGCGTCGAAACGAGATTCTGCCCTGTATCCGGCCGCAGAGGATCTTTCTACTCGCCGGAGCTCGTAGACCATCTGCGCACTGTGCGTCCTGACGTTGTCCACTCACATACAGGGGCGTGGACCAAAGGGCTCCTCGCAGCGGTGCTTTCTGGGGTCTCAGCACGAATTCATACAATTCATGGCTTACACGAAAGCAGTGCATCCACTGCACGCATTTTAGAGGGAGTCGCGGACCTCTTCACAGATCGCGTGACGTTCGTTTCCGAGGCCCTCCGTCCGCATTTCTTGCGCTGGTTACCGCGCAATGGGTCGCGCGCAGAAGTGATCCCCAATGGAGTACTCGGCTTTACTCCGCTCGAGCGTAGTGCTGCGCGGCGCCAGCTTGGCGTGCCCAACGACGCGAAGGTCATCGGCACAATCGGCAGACTCGCCGCGGTCAAGAATCATCGCGTGCTCATAAGAGCGTTTGCCGATATCAAGAAAAACATCCGCGACGCCTATCTAGTAATCATTGGTGATGGCGCAGAGCATGATACACTCACGGCCGACATTGCCAATCTTGGTATCGGAGATTCTGCTATTCTGACGGGCAACCTCACAGACGCTAGGCAGTATTTAGCGGCGTTTGATACCTTTTGTCTGCCAAGTTTTTCAGAAGGCACTTCCATTGCGCTCCTCGAGTCGTTGCTGAGTGGCACGCCGGTCGTAGCATCAGATGTCGGAGACAGCGCCGATGTACTAGGTGGCCTAGGCCTGCTCATTGACCCACATGATCAACATCAACTGACGGCCGCATTGAGAGAGTCACTTCACAACGATTCATGGCGGTCGGTGTTCAAAAAGAAAGCGCCGACAGTTGTACAAGAGCGCTTCAGTATGGACGCTTGTGCTTCCCGATACGAGCGCCTTTACGCAGGAGTGGTGCGAGGGTAG
- a CDS encoding exosortase C-terminal domain/associated protein EpsI yields the protein MRFATFAPVAVLGLGVLLISGMREQHAVEPRSPMNSIPRTMAGIEGRDLVVPEEERKVAGMTDYMMRVFGSDSAPAFTTYVGYYDQQVQGKAIHSPKNCLPGAGWEIMESTPVPSPDGRAGATINRVILSNKGTRALVYYWYQGRGRVQSNEYRVKWDLMRDAARYGRTEEALVRIVLPVDPAQNGAITQIGRLPQDSLAIEVARVLLREVDRALPQSAS from the coding sequence ATGCGGTTTGCAACATTTGCACCGGTAGCGGTGCTGGGTTTGGGTGTGCTGCTGATTTCGGGGATGCGCGAGCAGCATGCCGTCGAGCCGCGCTCACCCATGAACAGCATTCCGCGCACGATGGCCGGCATCGAGGGACGCGATCTGGTCGTGCCGGAGGAAGAGCGGAAGGTGGCCGGCATGACGGACTACATGATGCGCGTCTTTGGCTCGGACTCGGCGCCGGCATTCACGACCTACGTCGGTTATTACGATCAGCAGGTGCAGGGAAAGGCCATCCACTCCCCGAAGAATTGTTTGCCCGGGGCTGGTTGGGAAATCATGGAGTCCACGCCCGTACCATCGCCTGATGGGCGCGCGGGTGCGACAATCAATCGGGTGATCCTGTCCAACAAGGGCACCAGGGCCTTGGTGTATTACTGGTATCAGGGCCGTGGGCGGGTGCAGTCGAATGAGTATCGCGTCAAGTGGGATTTGATGCGTGATGCAGCACGCTATGGACGCACCGAGGAGGCGCTGGTGCGTATCGTGTTGCCCGTCGATCCTGCACAAAATGGTGCCATTACCCAGATTGGTCGCCTGCCGCAGGACAGCTTGGCGATCGAAGTTGCTCGGGTATTGTTGCGAGAGGTGGATCGGGCACTTCCCCAATCCGCGAGCTGA
- a CDS encoding FkbM family methyltransferase: MVFDQIFVTREYAPLLVQADIRKVVDLGANCGLASLWFLIHFPECSVVYVEPDGSNFEAARRNTHAHGTRSRGLRRAIWSESRRLCLHAASDEHQGEWGLFVSEDSTGAIDVVEASTLEEIFASEGLQSVDILKVDIEGAETELFKTHNDWLPAVRSLAIEIHGREAEELIGRTLGPSEWEKATSGELTLFRRMGTG; this comes from the coding sequence ATGGTGTTCGATCAGATCTTTGTGACACGAGAGTACGCTCCATTGCTGGTACAGGCGGACATTCGGAAAGTGGTCGACCTCGGCGCGAACTGCGGGCTCGCATCATTGTGGTTCCTGATACACTTCCCCGAATGCTCAGTCGTATACGTCGAACCAGACGGCAGCAATTTCGAGGCGGCTCGCCGAAATACTCACGCGCATGGCACGCGCTCTCGCGGTCTGCGCCGAGCCATCTGGTCAGAATCCCGACGCTTGTGCCTCCATGCCGCTTCTGATGAGCACCAAGGGGAGTGGGGGCTTTTTGTGTCAGAAGACAGCACCGGAGCGATCGATGTGGTCGAGGCCTCCACGCTGGAGGAGATTTTTGCTTCGGAAGGCCTGCAGTCTGTCGACATCCTGAAGGTCGACATTGAAGGAGCTGAGACAGAGCTATTCAAGACACACAACGATTGGCTGCCTGCGGTGCGTTCACTGGCCATCGAAATACATGGTCGGGAGGCCGAGGAACTCATTGGCCGGACGTTGGGTCCCAGCGAGTGGGAAAAGGCGACATCCGGTGAATTGACACTCTTCCGGAGA
- a CDS encoding O-antigen ligase family protein, whose product MAPRRAKVAVRNTGRAAIRGSAGVALFAALATIGFRLHELVPLVANVLRPAMFLGPLAVVLMLRQAKVPFSAVVKRSFLLRALLALAVFAAIGVPFALLRGFAFARLQGLLPLFLLFLAFSLAKPSSADVKRAITMFVILGGLLGTAAILLGHSDSSGRVSVTYTLDSNDLAAVLAMVVPLACGLVFSGSVYQRVGAVIAVAICSWAIVRTGSRGGVVGLGVGLLVFVLIQRGSMRMISLAVLSLAMVVGWQFAPHSFRERMASLASLEADYNTTSYFGRKEIWSRGIGYGLSNPVMGVGIGNFEAAEGSTLEEMGRRGKWSAAHNSFIQVFSEMGFPGLIIFSLILGRCLLVAWRWRSPRVFYPSEPSSYPGLLGAVTAFTVAAFFVSGAFSWAFFALCGLMSVADLSSNREGMTPPRRTGRATLAPLLRKGARIGKHKRPY is encoded by the coding sequence GTGGCGCCGCGACGTGCAAAGGTTGCGGTGCGCAATACGGGCCGTGCTGCTATAAGAGGCAGCGCCGGTGTCGCACTCTTCGCTGCGTTGGCAACTATCGGTTTCCGACTCCACGAGTTGGTGCCACTGGTAGCCAATGTGCTTCGGCCAGCAATGTTCTTGGGGCCATTGGCGGTGGTGCTCATGCTCCGTCAAGCCAAAGTCCCATTCTCTGCTGTGGTGAAGCGGAGTTTCTTGTTGAGGGCTCTGCTTGCATTGGCGGTCTTCGCAGCGATTGGTGTACCGTTTGCCCTGTTGCGTGGTTTCGCATTCGCACGCTTGCAGGGATTGCTCCCGCTCTTTCTGCTGTTTCTTGCATTCTCCCTGGCCAAGCCTTCTTCGGCCGATGTGAAGCGGGCCATCACCATGTTTGTCATACTTGGTGGTCTGCTGGGTACAGCGGCAATCCTGTTAGGCCATTCGGATTCTTCCGGGCGCGTGAGTGTCACTTACACATTGGACTCCAATGATCTGGCGGCTGTTCTTGCTATGGTTGTGCCGCTCGCCTGTGGGTTGGTGTTTTCTGGATCGGTCTATCAACGCGTGGGTGCCGTTATAGCAGTGGCGATTTGCAGTTGGGCGATCGTTCGTACGGGCTCTCGAGGGGGTGTTGTCGGACTTGGGGTTGGGCTTCTGGTTTTTGTCCTTATACAACGCGGAAGCATGCGCATGATCAGCCTAGCTGTGTTGTCTCTGGCAATGGTCGTAGGTTGGCAATTCGCTCCGCATTCTTTTCGAGAGCGTATGGCGTCTTTGGCGTCCCTGGAAGCGGACTACAACACCACAAGCTATTTTGGTCGCAAAGAGATCTGGAGTCGAGGAATTGGATACGGACTCTCGAATCCAGTCATGGGAGTTGGTATCGGCAATTTTGAGGCAGCAGAAGGCTCCACTTTGGAAGAGATGGGGCGGCGTGGTAAATGGTCCGCAGCGCACAATAGCTTCATCCAGGTTTTCTCGGAAATGGGATTTCCTGGGCTGATTATCTTTTCGCTCATTCTTGGGCGATGCCTATTGGTCGCGTGGCGCTGGCGTTCACCAAGGGTATTCTATCCTAGTGAGCCTAGTAGCTATCCAGGGCTGCTGGGGGCGGTGACAGCTTTCACGGTTGCGGCGTTCTTCGTGAGCGGGGCATTCTCGTGGGCCTTTTTCGCCCTATGCGGCCTCATGAGCGTCGCCGATTTGTCTAGCAATCGTGAGGGGATGACTCCACCTAGGCGAACCGGACGTGCTACCCTCGCACCACTCCTGCGTAAAGGCGCTCGTATCGGGAAGCACAAGCGTCCATACTGA
- a CDS encoding glycosyltransferase → MSAARVLAFLDTGILSGPARQLIAAIPLLRERGYDVRPVVYQSGEARTDFRRALEAADIDYSVLHYGTRRDLLSGKLVEELIRKEGPRIIQTHNFRPAVGVSLSRRATRDLPWVAFYHGHTLEDWKVRVYNGIERILLQRSDVLVTVAERQRRRFPFARRLETIPNAVLPSARQGPSRRPAEARAGANFVLGYIGRLSHEKGVDILLRALAQLSDKETFTLRLVGDGPDELMLRQLAVELGVEQQVEFVGRLASADAFLETLDALVLPSRSEGMPNVLLEAAAKDVPMVATDVGDVRRILSSPHAGTVVPAGDVPALAAALLGIVRLAEDPRGIADRRTIVQEFGLERRIDRLVTLYDQL, encoded by the coding sequence ATGAGCGCGGCACGAGTCCTGGCCTTTCTGGATACGGGGATACTCTCAGGGCCCGCCCGTCAGCTGATCGCTGCGATTCCACTGCTTCGCGAACGGGGCTACGATGTGCGCCCCGTTGTCTATCAGTCTGGGGAGGCTCGGACAGACTTCAGGCGTGCGTTGGAAGCGGCGGATATCGACTATTCGGTGCTTCACTACGGCACTCGTCGCGACCTGTTGTCGGGCAAGCTTGTTGAAGAGCTGATACGGAAAGAAGGGCCTCGCATCATTCAAACCCACAACTTCCGTCCGGCTGTGGGGGTGTCCCTGTCACGGCGCGCGACTCGTGACCTTCCGTGGGTGGCGTTTTATCACGGCCACACGCTCGAAGACTGGAAAGTTCGAGTCTACAACGGCATTGAGCGTATCCTGTTGCAGCGCTCGGACGTGCTGGTCACTGTTGCGGAACGTCAACGTCGCCGATTCCCTTTCGCGCGTCGACTCGAAACGATCCCCAACGCGGTGTTGCCATCAGCTCGCCAAGGGCCTTCACGGAGGCCGGCAGAGGCAAGAGCGGGGGCCAATTTTGTTCTTGGTTACATTGGCCGACTCAGCCATGAGAAGGGTGTGGACATTCTCTTGCGTGCACTGGCGCAATTGTCCGACAAGGAGACCTTCACGCTCCGGCTCGTTGGCGATGGCCCGGACGAACTCATGCTCCGGCAACTCGCAGTAGAGCTTGGTGTTGAGCAGCAGGTGGAATTCGTCGGCCGGTTGGCATCCGCCGACGCCTTTCTCGAAACGCTCGACGCGCTGGTACTCCCCTCCCGTTCAGAAGGGATGCCAAACGTGCTGCTCGAGGCGGCCGCGAAAGACGTCCCGATGGTGGCCACAGATGTTGGTGATGTGCGGCGCATTTTGTCGTCGCCTCATGCCGGCACGGTGGTGCCTGCCGGGGATGTGCCAGCTTTGGCGGCCGCGCTTCTGGGGATTGTCCGCTTGGCCGAGGACCCTCGCGGCATTGCCGACCGGCGCACGATAGTCCAGGAATTTGGCTTGGAGCGACGGATCGATCGTTTGGTGACGTTGTACGACCAGCTGTGA
- a CDS encoding glycosyltransferase has protein sequence MDDGWKRRTFAIAQATALLGDLTIVVPRGTWSDTIEFENAFGADCRIVFSDGPNPLSVGEALTNAARFNLSPLACRHLDPSLVEALVSVAHHRRLDAVVYAGAFLAERHQQVPALRDVPFCIDTHNLDSLALGRRAKLKGGLMQAPLRLSARLQQRAERRVFGQAAKTVVCSATEVPLAKDISPNANVGVVANGVDLSEFVAAPLPERTDICRLLFFGNLEYPPNVDAVQMLVDDLMPRIRSRGLPGHCRIVGAGRPSAIAAMVAGLDDVSLVGQVPKIVDEIHAADIIVVPLRAGGGTRLKIVEALACARPIVTTRIGAEGLALDDGETALLRDDADTFVDAVEALWNDEKLAGKIAENASRFATSRYAWQGLQKEFARQVGEVL, from the coding sequence TTGGATGACGGCTGGAAACGCAGAACTTTCGCGATCGCACAGGCCACGGCGCTGCTTGGGGATTTGACGATCGTTGTGCCACGAGGTACCTGGAGCGACACGATCGAGTTCGAGAACGCTTTTGGGGCTGATTGCCGTATCGTGTTCTCCGATGGTCCGAATCCGTTGTCTGTTGGCGAGGCGCTGACAAACGCGGCGAGATTCAATCTCTCTCCTCTGGCTTGCAGGCACCTCGATCCTTCCTTGGTGGAGGCGCTTGTCTCGGTGGCGCATCACCGCCGACTGGACGCTGTTGTGTATGCGGGTGCCTTTCTTGCTGAACGACACCAGCAGGTACCCGCACTGCGCGATGTGCCCTTTTGCATCGATACGCACAACCTCGACTCGCTGGCGCTCGGCCGTCGCGCAAAGTTGAAGGGAGGGTTGATGCAAGCGCCGCTACGGCTGTCTGCGCGACTCCAGCAGCGTGCGGAACGCCGTGTATTCGGGCAGGCTGCAAAGACGGTGGTATGCTCAGCAACAGAAGTCCCTCTGGCCAAAGACATCAGTCCGAATGCGAACGTCGGCGTTGTCGCAAACGGGGTGGATCTCTCGGAGTTCGTCGCCGCCCCACTTCCAGAGCGTACTGACATCTGTCGCCTACTGTTCTTCGGCAATCTCGAGTACCCTCCGAATGTTGACGCCGTCCAAATGCTGGTGGACGATCTGATGCCGAGGATTCGATCACGAGGCTTGCCTGGACATTGTCGCATCGTGGGCGCGGGACGCCCAAGCGCCATCGCCGCAATGGTCGCTGGGCTGGACGATGTGTCGTTGGTCGGTCAGGTGCCAAAGATCGTGGACGAGATCCATGCGGCCGATATCATCGTCGTTCCGTTGCGCGCTGGCGGCGGGACTCGACTCAAGATCGTTGAAGCACTGGCCTGTGCGCGGCCGATTGTCACGACGCGCATCGGTGCGGAAGGGCTTGCACTCGACGACGGTGAGACGGCGCTCCTGCGCGATGATGCCGACACATTTGTCGATGCCGTTGAGGCGCTATGGAACGACGAAAAACTCGCAGGGAAGATCGCGGAGAACGCATCGCGATTTGCGACATCACGCTATGCGTGGCAAGGACTCCAAAAGGAGTTCGCTCGACAGGTTGGTGAGGTGCTTTGA
- a CDS encoding glycosyltransferase yields MPTSSNGNIGAADSVGSEAVVLKHQLPSALSRIGLKRSFNTLFYYIPGLRWKQAAQRVGLQLSRFRAYDAVICSSPPHLTSLAAAVVAKRRKLPLILDFRDPWSAMDVLQPDYASPFFYRLADFLEERAVRHASLLVMNTEEAREATQPRHPGTEIVVVRNGSAPTSPACEVSRRDRFEMLFAGAIYLDRDPRPLLQAIRDFAQAEGVTSKEFQMRFVGNVSHFGDVSLTQYTEALGISDLVSIEAPVARKELGAMQQRAAVLVNLPQSARLCIPSKLYEYFEHPSWILALEERGTASHRLLVEANAVVCAPGDVAAIATAIASLYRRFQKGETPKRVVDTLDVSIVTQADILFAKLEAIVRARNPMNAANHAD; encoded by the coding sequence ATGCCTACCTCTTCCAATGGCAATATTGGCGCCGCGGACAGTGTTGGAAGCGAGGCAGTGGTGCTTAAGCATCAGCTTCCGTCAGCCCTAAGTCGCATTGGCTTAAAGCGGAGCTTCAACACGCTGTTCTACTACATTCCGGGACTTCGCTGGAAGCAAGCCGCCCAGCGCGTAGGCCTGCAGCTCTCCCGGTTTCGCGCATACGACGCGGTAATCTGCTCTTCTCCTCCTCATCTCACATCGCTCGCTGCGGCGGTTGTAGCGAAACGCCGCAAGCTTCCTTTGATACTGGACTTTCGGGACCCTTGGTCAGCAATGGATGTGCTGCAGCCAGACTACGCCTCTCCGTTTTTCTATAGGCTCGCCGATTTTTTGGAAGAACGAGCAGTGCGGCATGCATCATTGCTTGTCATGAATACCGAAGAGGCACGTGAAGCCACCCAACCGCGTCACCCGGGCACCGAGATCGTCGTAGTGCGTAACGGCTCAGCCCCCACCTCACCGGCTTGTGAGGTGTCACGGCGCGACCGATTCGAAATGCTATTCGCAGGAGCAATCTACCTCGATCGTGATCCAAGGCCCCTGCTGCAAGCAATTCGCGATTTTGCTCAAGCCGAAGGCGTCACGTCAAAGGAGTTTCAGATGCGCTTCGTTGGAAACGTTTCGCACTTTGGCGATGTCTCTCTCACGCAATACACCGAAGCACTTGGCATTTCAGATCTGGTTTCTATCGAAGCACCAGTGGCGCGTAAGGAACTCGGTGCGATGCAACAACGGGCTGCCGTGCTGGTAAACCTTCCTCAGAGTGCCCGCCTCTGCATTCCGAGCAAGCTATACGAGTATTTTGAGCACCCTAGCTGGATTCTGGCCCTGGAAGAACGTGGCACCGCGAGTCATCGTCTTCTGGTGGAAGCAAATGCAGTCGTCTGCGCGCCGGGAGATGTGGCAGCAATTGCCACAGCCATTGCCTCGCTATATCGTCGATTCCAGAAGGGCGAGACACCAAAGCGCGTGGTCGACACATTGGACGTCAGCATTGTCACGCAGGCGGATATTCTTTTCGCTAAACTCGAGGCAATAGTGAGGGCTCGCAACCCAATGAACGCGGCAAATCATGCGGATTGA
- a CDS encoding exosortase/archaeosortase family protein, with translation MTIPISTTQPAGGVASGTAANESVLDEISRDARRFVAAARALPPAELAAHVLTALMFVLLFAKPMRLLGDAWWNDPNSGHGLLLAPLSLWFAYKSGIVAGARPQRILGIAIIVAAVVFRYAADLAAELFVMRGSMVMALGGLVVWHAGFRQLLHWWLPFTLVSLSIPIPEVILNTVALPLQFTASKIGASLLEWRQIPVLMNGNVIRIPGQELFVAEACSGLRSLTALLSLGVLLGAMFLQKWPTRLLLILIAIPIAIVINGVRVFLTGFLVLFVSPEMGEGFMHTSEGMLMFGAAFLFTSLTAWGLGHVERLVLRSTSKAETV, from the coding sequence GTGACAATTCCCATATCTACCACGCAGCCTGCTGGCGGTGTCGCCAGCGGTACCGCCGCGAACGAATCGGTTCTGGACGAGATCAGTCGCGATGCGCGACGGTTCGTGGCGGCGGCACGTGCCCTCCCACCGGCAGAATTGGCGGCGCATGTTCTGACGGCGCTGATGTTCGTGCTGCTGTTTGCGAAGCCCATGCGATTGTTGGGCGACGCCTGGTGGAATGATCCCAATTCCGGTCACGGCCTGCTGCTGGCGCCCCTGTCGCTGTGGTTCGCTTACAAGAGCGGCATCGTGGCTGGCGCCCGTCCGCAGCGCATCCTTGGCATCGCCATCATCGTTGCGGCCGTGGTCTTCCGGTATGCGGCTGATCTGGCGGCCGAACTGTTCGTGATGCGCGGCAGCATGGTGATGGCGCTGGGCGGCTTGGTAGTGTGGCACGCCGGCTTCCGGCAACTGCTGCACTGGTGGCTGCCGTTCACACTGGTATCGCTCAGCATTCCGATCCCGGAAGTCATCCTCAATACCGTCGCGCTGCCGCTGCAATTCACCGCCAGCAAGATCGGCGCGTCGCTGCTCGAATGGCGTCAGATCCCGGTGCTGATGAACGGTAATGTCATCCGCATTCCGGGGCAGGAACTGTTCGTGGCCGAAGCCTGCAGTGGACTGCGCTCCCTGACCGCGTTGCTCAGTCTTGGCGTGCTGCTGGGCGCAATGTTCCTGCAGAAATGGCCGACACGGTTACTGCTCATCCTGATCGCGATTCCCATTGCGATCGTGATCAACGGCGTGCGCGTGTTTTTGACAGGGTTTCTGGTGTTGTTCGTGAGCCCCGAGATGGGCGAGGGGTTCATGCACACCAGTGAAGGCATGTTGATGTTCGGCGCGGCGTTCCTGTTCACATCGTTGACAGCCTGGGGGCTGGGACATGTGGAGCGCTTGGTGTTGCGTTCGACTTCCAAGGCGGAGACAGTCTGA